A stretch of DNA from Banduia mediterranea:
ATCGGCCGGTAGTCCGGTGGAATGCCGAGCGCCTTGCGGCCGTCGCTGGAATCCAGCCAGGGCAGCGCGGTGCTGACCCAGCAACTGCCCAGGCCCATGCTGTGCGCGGCGAGCATGATCGAGTAGGCGGCCATGGCGCAGCCGGCGTCGGCCAGCGCGCCGGGCTGCGTGGCGCAGACCACGATCAGGGCCGGTGCGCCGTAGAACAGTTCGTGCTCCGGCGCCTTCAGCTCCTCGCGCTGGCCGAAGAACGGCGAGCGGCGGCGCAGGGAGGTCAGCAGATGCTGCTTGGCGCGGCGCGACAGTTCGGACACCGTGGCGGGGTCGGCGCTCAGACTGAACGACCAGGGCTGCTGATTAAGATGGCTCGGCGCATTGCTCGCCGCCGCCACCAGCTCCAGCAACACCTCGGGGTCGACCGGCTCGGGTAGAAAGGCGCGCACCGCGCGCCGGCCGGACAGGGTTTCCATCAGTTTCATCGTCTGCTCGCGTGGCCGCTGGCGACCGTCTTGGATAGGGCGGCCACAGCTTTGTCCGCGTGCGCGGTGGTGGCATTGACGGCCGTCAAATTGACGGCCGTCAAGGTGGGCGTGAGGGGCGGAGCCGCACAATGGCCGCATGTCGATTTTCTTTCAGACCGGCTCGCTGCCGGAGCCGCTTGCCGGGCTGGCCACCCTGGCGCTTGATTTGCGCTGGTCCTGGAATCATGCGGCGGACCGCTTGTGGCGGCGCCTCGATGCCAGCCTGTGGGAACGCGAAAGCAATCCCTGGATGTTGTTGCAGAGCGTGTCCCGGGAAACCCTGGAGACCCTCGCCAGGGATCAGGATTTCGTGGCGCAGCTGTCGCAGCTGCTGGCGGAACGTGAGCGCTATCTGCAGGAGCCTGGCTGGTACGCGGCGGCACGGGGCGCGGACGGCCCCGCCGGCATCGCCTACTTCAGCCTGGAATTCGGGATCAGCGAAGCCTTGCCACTGTATGCCGGCGGTCTCGGCGTGCTGGCCGGCGACTATCTCAAGAGCGCCAGCGATCTGGGCCTGCCGGTGGTCGGCATCGGCCTGCTGTATCGCGAAGGTTATTTCCGCCAGTTGATCGACCCGCAGGGCCGCCAGCAGGAATCCTATCCCGGCAACGATCCCTGGCAGCTGCCGTTACAAGCGGTGGCCGAGGCGGACGGTTCACCGCTGACCATCGAACTGTTGCTGCCGGGCCGGACCGTGCGGCTGCGCGTGTGGTTGGTGGAGGTGGGACGCGTGCGCCTGTACCTGCTCGACAGCAACGATCCGTTCAACGCACCGCAGGATCGCGGCATTACCGCCAAGCTGTATTCGGGCGGACAGGAGCCGCGCCTGCAACAGGAGTACGTGCTCGGCGTCGGCGGCTGCAAGCTGCTCGAAGTGCTTGGTATCGAACCCGAGATCTGCCATCTCAACGAAGGCCATTCCGCCTTCGCCGTGCTCGAACGCACCCGCTTCCTGGCGCAGAAGCACGGGCTCGATTTCCGCGAAGCCTGGTGGGTGGCCCGTGCCGGCAATGTCTTCACCACGCATACCGCGGTCGATGCCGCGTTCGATCGCTTTGCGCCGGAGCTTGTGCGCAAGTATGCGCGTGCCTATACGGAATTCTCGGATCTGGCGCTGCACGAACTGCTGGGACTCGGCCGTGCCGATCCCGACGACGATGCGGAGCCGTGCAACATGGCCTATCTGGCGCTGCGCGGCTGCGCGCACACCAATGCCGTCAGCCGCCAGCATGGTGATGTCAGCCGCGCGCTGTTTTCGAGGCTGTTCCCGCGCTGGCCGCTGGACGAGGTGCCGATCGGCCATGTCACCAACGGTGTGCACGTGCCGAGCTGGGACTCGCGCGAGTCCGATGCGCTGTGGACCCAGTCCTGCGGCAAGGCACGCTGGAAGGGTGATGCCGCGGACCTGCACGAGCCGCTGTGCGACTTGTCGGCCGCGCAGCTATGGGAGTTTGCCGGCGCACGTCGCGCCAGTCTGGTTCGTCATGTGCGGCAGGTGCTGGGCGCGCAGCGCGGCCTGCGCGGGGAGACGCGGCAGCACATCGCCGAAGCCGCCGAGGTGCTGGACCCGAATGCGCTGACGCTCGGTTTCGCGCGGCGCTTCACCGCCTACAAGCGGCCCAATCTGCTGCTGCGCGAACCGGAGCGCTTGGAACGCCTGCTGCTCGACGCAACCCGGCCGGTGCAACTGGTCGTGGCCGGCAAGGCACATCCCGACGATACCGAGGGCAAGCATCTGATCGAGCAGTGGCAGCAGTTCACGCATCGGTCGGGCGTTCGTGGCCATGTGGTGTTCCTCGCCGACTACGATCTCGGCATCGCCGCGCAACTGGTGCAGGGCGTGGACCTGTGGATCAACACGCCGTCACGGCCCTACGAGGCCTGCGGCACCAGCGGCATGAAGGTGCTGGTCAACGGCGGGCTCAACCTGTCGGTGCTCGACGGCTGGTGGGCCGAGGCCTACACGCCCGAGGTGGGCTGGGCGATCGACGGCGACGGCGATGCGCTCGACGCCGAAACGCTTTATCGCCTGCTCGAGAACGAGGTCGTGCCGGCATTCTACGAACGCGACGCGGACGGCATTCCGCAGGCCTGGGTGGCGCGCATGCGCGCCAGCCTGTCGCAGTTGACGCCAGCCTACAGCAGCAATCGCATGCTCCGGGATTATGTCGAACAGCTTTACCGTCCGGCCGCCACCGCATATCGGCGGCGGCTGGCCGACGGCGGCGCGCTCGCGCACGAGTTGCAGGCCTGGTCCGAGGCCTTGCAGCGGCATTGGGACCACGTGCATTTCGGCGAGGTCGAAGCCCGGCGCGAAGGCGAGGACTGGCTGTTCCATGTGCCGGTCTATCTGGGCGATCTGTCGCCCGATTCGGTCAGGGTCGAGTTGTGCGCCTTGCCCGGCACATGCCTGGCGATGCAGCGCGAAAGCGCGATCACCGGGGCCGCGCATGGCTACATCTACAGCGTGCGTGTCGGCGCCGAGCGCCCACAGGACGACTACACGGCGCGCGTGCGCCCCTGGCATGCCGAGGCCGTGCTGCCGAGTGAATGCGGTCTGATCGCCTGGCAGCGCTGAGGCGCAAGCCGCTGCCGTTCAGGTGGCGCGGTGCTGTGAGGACACCAGCACCAGTCCGCTGGAGGTGACGCTGTGGTGTTGCCGGTCGCGCTCCGGATCAAGGCCGATGACGCTGCCCGGCGGCAAGTGGCAGCCTTCGTCGACGATGGCGTTGCGGATTCTGCTGCCGGCGCCGACGCGGGCGCCCGGCAGCAGAATGCTGCGCTCGATGCGACTGTCC
This window harbors:
- a CDS encoding nitroreductase family protein gives rise to the protein MKLMETLSGRRAVRAFLPEPVDPEVLLELVAAASNAPSHLNQQPWSFSLSADPATVSELSRRAKQHLLTSLRRRSPFFGQREELKAPEHELFYGAPALIVVCATQPGALADAGCAMAAYSIMLAAHSMGLGSCWVSTALPWLDSSDGRKALGIPPDYRPIAPIILGGPAGTPLSPGRFEPRVRWIAQAASPA
- the glgP gene encoding alpha-glucan family phosphorylase → MSIFFQTGSLPEPLAGLATLALDLRWSWNHAADRLWRRLDASLWERESNPWMLLQSVSRETLETLARDQDFVAQLSQLLAERERYLQEPGWYAAARGADGPAGIAYFSLEFGISEALPLYAGGLGVLAGDYLKSASDLGLPVVGIGLLYREGYFRQLIDPQGRQQESYPGNDPWQLPLQAVAEADGSPLTIELLLPGRTVRLRVWLVEVGRVRLYLLDSNDPFNAPQDRGITAKLYSGGQEPRLQQEYVLGVGGCKLLEVLGIEPEICHLNEGHSAFAVLERTRFLAQKHGLDFREAWWVARAGNVFTTHTAVDAAFDRFAPELVRKYARAYTEFSDLALHELLGLGRADPDDDAEPCNMAYLALRGCAHTNAVSRQHGDVSRALFSRLFPRWPLDEVPIGHVTNGVHVPSWDSRESDALWTQSCGKARWKGDAADLHEPLCDLSAAQLWEFAGARRASLVRHVRQVLGAQRGLRGETRQHIAEAAEVLDPNALTLGFARRFTAYKRPNLLLREPERLERLLLDATRPVQLVVAGKAHPDDTEGKHLIEQWQQFTHRSGVRGHVVFLADYDLGIAAQLVQGVDLWINTPSRPYEACGTSGMKVLVNGGLNLSVLDGWWAEAYTPEVGWAIDGDGDALDAETLYRLLENEVVPAFYERDADGIPQAWVARMRASLSQLTPAYSSNRMLRDYVEQLYRPAATAYRRRLADGGALAHELQAWSEALQRHWDHVHFGEVEARREGEDWLFHVPVYLGDLSPDSVRVELCALPGTCLAMQRESAITGAAHGYIYSVRVGAERPQDDYTARVRPWHAEAVLPSECGLIAWQR